One window of Mangrovibacterium diazotrophicum genomic DNA carries:
- a CDS encoding metallophosphoesterase family protein codes for MKTINYHLRRGLVCCTILLLLSSCELFEYHPYDTQNFSATDVNATNIAEIELQNNHSDTLHFVFTGDTQRYYDETEEFVDNVNKRDDIDFVIHGGDITDFGLSKEYKWMYDILNKLDVPFVTVIGNHDVLGHGKDVYLEVFGDYNFSFISHRTRFICLNTNALEFDYATAVPDFDYMSGFLNDSADVDQTIVVMHAPPNSTEFNNNASPMFNYIIERYKNVRFCIHGHNHKFEINDFFDNGILYYGCEDISRRSYLVFTVTPDSYSYTLEQF; via the coding sequence ATGAAAACAATTAATTACCATCTCCGGAGGGGACTGGTCTGTTGTACCATACTCCTACTTCTCAGCTCCTGTGAGCTTTTCGAGTACCATCCGTACGATACCCAAAACTTTAGCGCAACCGACGTAAATGCCACTAATATTGCAGAAATTGAGCTGCAGAACAATCATTCGGACACGCTCCACTTTGTCTTCACCGGGGATACGCAACGCTATTACGATGAGACCGAAGAATTCGTTGATAATGTCAACAAACGAGATGATATTGACTTCGTTATTCACGGAGGTGACATAACCGACTTTGGTCTCAGTAAAGAATACAAGTGGATGTACGACATTCTCAACAAGCTTGATGTTCCCTTCGTAACTGTCATCGGAAACCACGATGTTTTGGGACATGGCAAAGATGTCTACCTGGAAGTTTTCGGCGACTATAATTTCTCTTTTATCTCACACCGCACACGTTTCATTTGCCTAAACACCAACGCGCTCGAATTCGATTACGCAACAGCTGTTCCTGACTTCGATTACATGTCCGGTTTTCTGAACGACTCAGCTGATGTTGACCAGACTATCGTCGTCATGCATGCCCCTCCTAACAGCACCGAATTCAATAACAATGCTTCCCCGATGTTCAATTACATTATCGAACGTTACAAGAATGTGAGGTTTTGCATACACGGTCACAACCACAAGTTCGAAATAAACGACTTTTTTGACAACGGCATTCTGTATTATGGCTGTGAAGACATTTCGCGAAGAAGCTACCTGGTCTTCACCGTCACCCCCGACTCTTACAGCTACACTCTTGAACAATTTTAA